In Rhodothermales bacterium, one genomic interval encodes:
- a CDS encoding D-tyrosyl-tRNA(Tyr) deacylase → MIALVQRVHRASVTIDGRVVGRIGQGALVLLGVHRDDSTGEVDWLARKCAALRIFSDEDAKMNRSIVDIDGEALVVSQFTLYGNVERGNRPSFVESAPPEVATPLYEKFVERLSELINRPVETGQFGAMMDVELINDGPVTISIERKPGS, encoded by the coding sequence GTGATCGCACTTGTGCAGCGCGTCCATCGTGCATCGGTGACCATTGACGGTCGTGTCGTCGGTCGTATCGGTCAAGGCGCACTTGTCCTTCTGGGCGTACATCGAGACGATAGCACCGGCGAAGTCGACTGGTTGGCCCGCAAGTGCGCTGCCCTTCGCATCTTTTCGGACGAAGATGCTAAGATGAATCGCTCCATAGTTGATATCGACGGAGAAGCCCTCGTCGTCTCACAATTCACTTTGTACGGGAATGTAGAGCGTGGCAATCGGCCTTCATTCGTCGAATCGGCTCCGCCGGAGGTGGCGACGCCGCTGTACGAAAAGTTTGTCGAGCGACTGTCCGAACTCATCAACCGGCCCGTTGAAACCGGACAGTTCGGGGCAATGATGGATGTGGAACTGATCAACGACGGACCGGTGACGATTTCCATTGAACGGAAACCCGGCTCCTGA
- the rpsU gene encoding 30S ribosomal protein S21, with product MRPSKIRVIKQVSSVSVGIKLRDKENIDRALRRFKRAVNRSRVLRIYRANMAFTKPSEERRQARQKAARNAHKRSRSY from the coding sequence ATGAGGCCGTCCAAAATCCGGGTAATTAAACAGGTTTCCTCAGTGTCCGTCGGAATCAAATTAAGAGATAAAGAGAACATTGACCGGGCTCTTCGCCGGTTCAAGCGCGCGGTGAACCGCAGCAGAGTACTTCGTATTTACCGGGCGAACATGGCCTTTACCAAGCCATCCGAGGAACGACGCCAGGCCCGCCAGAAGGCTGCGCGGAACGCCCACAAGAGATCGAGATCGTACTGA
- the rdgB gene encoding RdgB/HAM1 family non-canonical purine NTP pyrophosphatase, with amino-acid sequence MNSDTRTLVVATGNQGKLAEIRDLLHSLRIELLSLADFEHLEPVEEDALTLEGNAVKKARVIFESTGIPTIADDTGLEADALGGEPGVFSARYAGPDCEPVANRMKLLTELSDKEDRRARFRTVVALVSNSETITFDGVCEGSITTAERGSMGFGYDALFVPSGSTRTFAEMDSDEKNEISHRGKALRKLRDYLQSPTRR; translated from the coding sequence TTGAATTCAGATACAAGAACGCTCGTTGTTGCGACGGGCAACCAGGGCAAGCTGGCCGAGATCCGAGATCTCCTGCACAGCCTCCGTATTGAGCTGCTGAGTCTTGCAGACTTCGAGCACCTGGAACCGGTGGAAGAGGATGCATTGACGCTCGAGGGCAATGCCGTCAAGAAGGCACGCGTGATTTTCGAATCGACGGGCATCCCGACCATCGCGGACGATACGGGTCTCGAGGCAGATGCCCTCGGTGGGGAGCCTGGCGTGTTTTCGGCGCGCTACGCCGGCCCGGACTGCGAGCCGGTCGCCAACAGGATGAAACTTCTGACTGAGTTGTCGGACAAGGAAGATCGGCGAGCAAGATTTCGGACCGTTGTTGCCCTGGTGTCGAACTCGGAAACCATCACCTTCGACGGAGTCTGCGAGGGTAGCATCACCACGGCCGAGCGAGGCTCGATGGGGTTTGGATACGACGCCCTCTTTGTACCTTCAGGGAGTACCAGGACATTCGCCGAGATGGATTCAGATGAAAAGAATGAGATCAGTCACCGCGGTAAAGCGCTCCGAAAGCTCCGCGATTATCTCCAGTCTCCCACTCGACGGTAG